One stretch of Scophthalmus maximus strain ysfricsl-2021 chromosome 12, ASM2237912v1, whole genome shotgun sequence DNA includes these proteins:
- the kera gene encoding keratocan translates to MAHLVRLLCILFVVGSVIGQDMPYEEYMAQIQACPQECRCLPNFPRAVYCDNKGLKTIPKIPPNTWYLYLQNNLIEVLSPDALRNATQLRWLNLNRNKITSEGLEEGVLKAMSHLAHLYMDDNLLSSVPSPLPASLEHLRLSRNRISKIPAGVFIGLDKLSLLDLQGNKLMDDAVTEVSLKGLSNLVQINLAKNQLISMPLGLPPTTSQIFLDGNNIEKIPAGYFKGLPKVAFLRLNHNKLGSSGFPNNVFNISSILDLQLSHNQLTEVPVIPPGLEHLHLDHNKIKSVSGSNICPVSIDAVDDSINDSVPRLRYLRLDGNEIKPPISRDVILCFRLLTSIVI, encoded by the exons ATGGCACATCTCGTGAGACTCCTCTGCATCCTGTTCGTGGTTGGGTCAGTTATCGGCCAGGACATGCCTTATGAGGAATATATGGCCCAGATCCAAGCCTGCCCTCAAGAGTGCCGCTGCCTCCCCAACTTTCCCCGTGCTGTCTACTGTGACAACAAAGGCCTGAAGACCATCCCCAAAATCCCCCCAAACACATGGTATCTCTACTTGCAGAACAATTTAATAGAAGTTTTGTCACCTGATGCCCTCCGTAATGCCACACAGCTGCGATGGCTGAACCTAAACCGCAACAAAATCACAAGTGAAGGATTGGAAGAAGGTGTCCTCAAAGCAATGTCTCACCTGGCACACCTGTACATGGATGACAACCTCTTGTCTTCTGTGCCATCACCGCTGCCAGCCAGCCTGGAGCATCTACGTCTCTCTCGTAATCGTATCTCAAAGATCCCTGCTGGTGTCTTCATTGGTTTGGATAAGCTTAGCCTCCTGGACCTCCAGGGGAACAAGCTGATGGATGATGCTGTGACTGAGGTGAGCCTGAAGGGTCTAAGTAATCTGGTACAGATCAACCTAGCCAAGAACCAGCTGATAAGCATGCCTCTTGGCCTACCACCCACCACCTCTCAGATTTTCCTCGATGGCAACAACATTGAGAAGATTCCTGCCGGCTACTTTAAAGGTTTGCCCAAAGTGGCATTTCTGAGGCTCAACCACAACAAACTTGGCAGCAGTGGATTTCCAAACAATGTATTTAATATCTCCAGCATTTTGGATTTGCAACTGTCCCATAACCAGCTGACTGAAGTACCCGTCATCCCCCCAGGCCTTGAACACCTTCACCTTGACCACAACAAGATCAAAA GTGTAAGTGGCTCCAATATCTGCCCTGTCTCCATCGATGCTGTTGACGACTCTATCAATGACAGTGTTCCTCGATTGCGCTACCTCCGACTGGATGGCAACGAAATTAAGCCACCAATTTCGAGGGATGTTATCCTCTGCTTCCGTCTCCTGACGTCCATTGTCATataa